A single Gammaproteobacteria bacterium DNA region contains:
- a CDS encoding oxidative damage protection protein codes for MTRLVQCAKLGFEAEALERPPYPGALGKRIFEGVSKEAWQQWVKHQTMLINEYRLMPVDPKARKFLEEEMEKFLFGEGSAVPQEFTPLK; via the coding sequence GTGACTCGTTTGGTGCAATGCGCAAAATTAGGTTTTGAAGCCGAGGCTTTAGAACGCCCTCCTTATCCCGGCGCTTTAGGTAAACGCATTTTTGAAGGCGTGTCCAAAGAAGCGTGGCAACAGTGGGTTAAGCATCAAACCATGTTGATTAATGAATATCGATTAATGCCGGTGGATCCTAAAGCGCGGAAATTTTTAGAAGAAGAAATGGAAAAGTTTCTGTTTGGTGAAGGTTCAGCAGTACCTCAAGAATTTACGCCGCTGAAATAA
- the mutY gene encoding A/G-specific adenine glycosylase, which produces MAINNFAERVLQWYAHHGRKTLPWQQNPTSYRVWISEIMLQQTQVATVIPYYQRFMSEFPDVITLANAPLDNVLAHWSGLGYYARARNLHKAAQQIRDQHQGQFPATIESVQALPGIGRSTAGAILALALHQPHAILDGNVKRVLARYYAVPGWPGQVSVATQLWSYAEQLIPTENNQAYTQAMMDLGAMICTRTKPACAMCPLQQDCLAYAQNNVMAFPHAKPKRSIPVRQTRMLLLQNADGDLLLERRPPIGIWGGLLSLPEIPPEISAVEWAEFIWGDIEITEHYPSLRHTFSHFHLDIMPIRAILRRSLDVVLEPDRWLWYNADSAPVGLAAPVMQLINRLKTERTLS; this is translated from the coding sequence GTGGCAATAAATAATTTTGCGGAGCGCGTACTGCAATGGTACGCGCACCACGGTCGTAAAACATTGCCTTGGCAACAAAACCCCACGTCGTATCGCGTGTGGATATCTGAGATCATGTTACAACAAACGCAAGTAGCAACGGTGATACCTTATTACCAACGCTTCATGAGTGAATTTCCGGATGTTATAACCTTAGCCAATGCCCCTTTAGATAATGTGTTAGCGCATTGGTCGGGTTTGGGTTATTACGCACGTGCGCGTAATTTACACAAAGCCGCGCAACAGATTCGAGATCAGCATCAAGGACAATTCCCAGCGACGATTGAAAGTGTACAAGCATTGCCTGGCATTGGGCGTTCTACTGCCGGTGCAATCTTGGCGTTAGCATTACATCAACCACACGCTATTTTAGATGGCAATGTAAAACGCGTATTGGCGCGTTACTACGCAGTACCCGGTTGGCCCGGGCAAGTGAGTGTGGCGACTCAGTTGTGGTCGTATGCGGAACAATTAATACCGACAGAGAATAATCAAGCGTATACCCAAGCCATGATGGATTTAGGCGCGATGATTTGTACGCGTACTAAACCTGCGTGTGCCATGTGTCCCTTGCAGCAAGATTGTTTAGCGTACGCGCAAAATAATGTGATGGCGTTTCCGCATGCGAAACCTAAACGCAGTATTCCCGTGCGGCAAACACGCATGTTGCTGTTGCAAAATGCAGACGGTGATTTGTTATTAGAGCGTCGTCCACCGATAGGTATTTGGGGCGGTTTATTAAGTTTGCCGGAAATTCCGCCGGAGATTTCTGCTGTTGAATGGGCGGAATTTATTTGGGGTGATATTGAAATCACCGAACATTATCCGAGTTTGCGGCACACATTCAGTCATTTTCATCTCGACATCATGCCGATCCGTGCTATTTTGCGGCGCTCGCTCGATGTCGTGCTGGAGCCGGATCGTTGGCTTTGGTATAACGCTGATTCTGCACCGGTGGGTCTCGCAGCACCGGTAATGCAATTAATTAATCGTTTAAAAACGGAAAGGACACTCTCGTGA
- a CDS encoding MotA/TolQ/ExbB proton channel family protein, with product MSEMGLANLIAQADAVALVVLAILFIMSASSWYYIAAKSIRIRTATKYAYRAIDEFWNTPNLRDAITVMEKQPASEACSKIALDCANAALQHAQNKSGRLGDSMSRADFVERALRYAVARETARLENGLTLLATVGSISPFVGLFGTVWGIYHALVKIGASGEASLDVVAGPVGEALIMTAIGLAVAVPAVLGYNFIIRSNRKIIAVFDAFANDLHSYFTSDANINIVGALSKSQANPAAPAARPQANPVAAVKPPAPKE from the coding sequence ATGAGTGAAATGGGCTTAGCGAATTTAATCGCGCAAGCTGATGCGGTTGCATTAGTTGTATTAGCTATTTTGTTTATCATGTCCGCATCGAGCTGGTATTACATTGCTGCGAAATCTATTCGAATTCGTACCGCAACCAAATATGCTTATCGTGCCATTGATGAGTTTTGGAACACGCCTAATTTGCGTGATGCGATTACCGTTATGGAAAAACAACCCGCTTCAGAAGCCTGTTCAAAAATTGCTTTAGATTGCGCCAATGCAGCATTACAACATGCACAAAATAAATCAGGTCGTTTAGGCGATAGCATGAGCCGCGCTGATTTTGTGGAACGTGCTTTACGTTATGCCGTTGCACGCGAAACGGCGAGATTGGAAAATGGTCTGACCTTGTTGGCTACAGTGGGTAGTATTTCTCCTTTCGTAGGTCTCTTCGGTACGGTATGGGGCATTTATCACGCCTTAGTAAAAATCGGCGCTAGCGGCGAAGCATCTTTAGACGTAGTCGCCGGCCCAGTAGGTGAAGCGTTGATCATGACCGCGATTGGTCTTGCGGTGGCGGTACCTGCGGTATTGGGATACAACTTTATTATTCGTTCTAATCGTAAAATTATTGCGGTGTTTGATGCCTTTGCTAATGACTTACACTCTTATTTCACTAGCGATGCCAATATCAACATAGTCGGTGCACTAAGTAAGTCGCAAGCTAATCCAGCCGCTCCCGCTGCTAGACCACAAGCAAATCCAGTGGCAGCTGTTAAACCACCTGCTCCTAAGGAGTAA
- a CDS encoding biopolymer transporter ExbD, with amino-acid sequence MSVGGNGGAPNSAPMSEINTTPLVDVMLVLLIIFMITAPLITHKIPIDLPQASTVKEEAKPKIVTLAITFDGVMYWDDNAVTQEEWEARIANAALEVPQPELQLRADKNTRYEKLAQVMADAQNAGIVKLGFITGPDADPDATTAQ; translated from the coding sequence ATGAGCGTAGGTGGAAATGGTGGTGCGCCCAATAGCGCGCCTATGTCCGAAATTAATACCACACCCTTGGTCGACGTGATGTTGGTGTTGCTGATTATCTTTATGATTACAGCGCCTTTAATTACGCACAAGATACCCATTGATTTGCCACAAGCATCAACCGTTAAAGAAGAAGCAAAACCTAAGATCGTTACCTTGGCTATTACTTTTGATGGCGTAATGTATTGGGATGATAATGCGGTAACCCAAGAAGAATGGGAAGCGCGTATCGCTAATGCCGCATTAGAAGTGCCTCAACCAGAATTACAATTACGCGCCGACAAGAACACGCGCTACGAAAAGTTGGCGCAGGTAATGGCTGACGCACAAAATGCCGGCATTGTTAAATTAGGATTTATTACCGGCCCAGATGCAGATCCTGACGCCACTACTGCACAATAA
- a CDS encoding energy transducer TonB — translation MKNMVVTTHNMSVSSLYAEPAFNPRDFAVLVGVFALHIGSLLWLMQEPEPIPPVKMNVLQVSMIQLPPEEKPPEPEKPEPPKPKDPPPKPAPPIVTKTPVAEPIPEPPPPAPVAVAAPSGGVKELGVIRKVEPAYPEAALDRGIEGVVELLIHVNELGIPGIIEISKSSGRYDMDNAARRAVKKWIFAPQIENGVAVPSVGTLKITFKLKT, via the coding sequence ATGAAAAATATGGTTGTTACCACACATAACATGTCTGTCAGTAGCTTATACGCTGAACCCGCGTTTAATCCGCGCGATTTTGCGGTACTCGTCGGGGTGTTTGCATTACACATTGGATCTTTGTTGTGGTTAATGCAGGAACCTGAGCCTATACCACCCGTTAAGATGAATGTGTTGCAAGTCAGCATGATTCAGTTACCGCCGGAAGAAAAACCGCCGGAGCCTGAAAAACCTGAGCCACCAAAACCAAAAGATCCACCGCCTAAGCCAGCACCGCCGATTGTAACGAAAACACCGGTAGCTGAACCTATTCCAGAACCACCACCGCCGGCGCCTGTTGCCGTTGCCGCACCGTCAGGTGGCGTAAAAGAATTAGGTGTAATTAGAAAGGTAGAGCCAGCCTATCCAGAAGCTGCGCTCGATCGGGGTATTGAAGGAGTGGTAGAGTTGCTCATTCATGTGAATGAGTTAGGAATTCCCGGAATTATTGAAATTTCCAAATCAAGTGGTCGTTACGATATGGATAATGCGGCACGTCGAGCAGTTAAGAAATGGATATTTGCACCGCAGATAGAAAATGGGGTTGCGGTTCCAAGCGTCGGTACGTTAAAGATTACTTTTAAACTTAAAACTTAA